The sequence CTTATTGGACCTACGACGCATCGACCCAAAGCTCTTACAGCGGCGAGCGCGGCGATTATTATTACGAGACAGAGTATTACGAGGAGAACGGCGAGCAAAAGTCGCGGCAGGTCCGGCACACGCGCTGGTCGTACGCCAGCGGACAGGTCGGGCGTTTTTTCGACGATGTCTGCATTCCGGCGACGACCTCGCTGTCAGAAGAATATCTCCGAAGGCTCGAGCCGTGGGACCTCGACCAGTTGAAACCGTATGAACCTGCCTATTTGTCGGGACACAAGGCGCAAACCTACCAGATCGCACTCGATGCCGGGTTCGAGAAGTTCAAGGGAATCGCTTACGACGTAATTTGCGCGGATGTTCGCCACGACATCGGCGGCGACGAACAACGCATCGGCAACGTCACGACCGAATACGGCGACGTCACGTTCAAGCATTTGCTGCTCCCGATCTACGCCGGCGCCTATCGGTTCAATGAAAAGGTCTTTCAGATCGTCGTCAACGGCCGCACCGGCGAGGTCCAGGGCGATCGGCCCTACAGCTGGATGAAGATCGGCTGTCTGGTGTTCGTGATCGTCGCCATTATTCTGATCGTCATTGCGCTGATCGCCGCGCTGAAATAAGGAAATCGGCAAGGAGAGCGACAGAGGTCCGCTGTTCGATCGTCAACGATCGAACAGCGTAAAACGTCGCAAATCTCAAGTAAGACTCACGTCCGAGCGTTCCTTCAAAATCCTTGTGTGGGTATTTTTACCCGATTCGATCGTTGATGTCAACGAAAACTTCTCGGACTGGAGCGCAAGCCGACTGGAGCGCAAGCCGACTGGAGCGCAAGCGTCCCCGCTTGCAACGGCGTGGAACGCCGTAAAGCCGTTGAACCTGGAGCGCTGGTTTCCCCGGCGCTGTTCGCGCTCCGCGCTCAGTGCAAGCGGGGACGCTTGCGCTCCAGTCGAAATCCCAAATCACCCAAGACTCGTTCCAAGCAACCATTGACCACCGTCGACGACGAGTGTCACGCCGTTGACGTAGCTCGCGGCGTCCGACGCGAGGAAGAGCGCGGCGTTTTCGATGTCGGCGATACGGCCGAAACGCTGCAGCGGGATTCGCTTCGTCAGCTTGTCTTTCAACTCCGGCGGCAAAAGGCGCTTCATTCCTTCGGTGTCCTCGATCGGGCCGGGCGCGATGCCGTTGACGCGTATTCCGTAGCGTCCCCATTCGACCGAAAGATTGCGCGTGATCGCGTCGACTCCGGCTTTCGCGGCCGAAACGTGGATCTGCATCGGCGTCGCAAGATAATGAAGCGTCGCGGAGATGTTCAGGATCTGGCCCTTGGATTTCTTCAGCTCTTCGAACGCCGCCCGGCACACGTTGAATGTGCCTTTCGTATCAATATCGACGACCGTCCCGAAGCCGTTGGCCGAAAGTTCGTTGGCCTTGCACAAGAAGTTGCCGGCGGCGCCGTTGACGACGATGTCGATCTGGCCGTAATGCGAAGCAGTTGCGGCGATCGCGCGTTCGACTGCTTCGTAGTCGCGGACATCCGCGACGACCGTGAAACACTCGCCGCCGTTATCCTCGACGAGTTTCTTCATCGCGTCGAGGTTTTCCTGTTTCCGCGAAGTGATCGCGAGCCGCGCCCCGGCTTCCGCGAACGCCCGCGCGACGCCTCCGGTGATGCCCGTTCCGCCGCCTGTTACAAAAGCCGTCTTTCCCTGTAAAATGTTATCCGCAAATACTTTCGTCATACAGATAAGGTAAAAAGGAAAAGGGAAAAAGGCAAAAGGGGAAAAGGGAAAAGGGAAAAGGGAAAAGGGAAAAGGGAAAAGGGAAAAGGGAAAAGGGAAAAGGGAAAAGGGAAAAGGGAAAAGGGGAAAAGGGAAAAAGGCAAAAGGGAAAAAGGAAAAGGGGAAAAGGCAGAGGGGAAAAGGCAAAGGGAAAGGGAATGCAGAAACCCAAACAAACATCAGGTAATTGGTCTAGGGGTGAAGGGGTGCCGGTTCGAAAAGTGTTTGAATCGCGCGGCGTACAATTACGCGTTCTTGGGCGCCGGTGTTTGAGGCGACTTGCCGGGCTCTTTGCCATTTGCCTTTTAACTGTTGCCTTCGGTTCTTCCTGCAGTTCTCCGCCGACCGATATGCGGGCGCTTTTACCGGCTGAAACGCTCGTTTATTTGGAAACGAACGATCTCGGGCGATTGCTTGGGAGCCTGCAGGATACAAAGGCGTTCGAGCAGGCGATGAAGAGCAAGACCGACTTCTCGGCGCTCAACGGATTGCAGCTCGCCGTTGCGGTGACCGGCTTTGAGGCTTCCGAGAATCAGGTCACGACCGAGAATTCCGTATTGAATTTCAAGCCGCGTTTCGTCGCGGTCGGCGACACTCATTCGTGGAATCGCTACACGCTTCAGTTCGTTGAAGAAAAACTCGGCAACTTCATCAATGAGACCTACGGCGGCGAAGTTCAACTCGAGCGTACTGACCGCGCGACGGGGAAGCACTTTGTCTGGACTGCGACCGACGGGCGCAAGGTATTTGCGTTCGTTTCGGGCAGCCGGGTGTTCTTCAGCAATGACGAAACCGCGCTCGAGAAATGCCTCGCGGTCGCGCGCGGCGAGGGCGAAAGTTTGATGAAAAACGAGGCGCTCGCAAGATTAAGTGCGGGCGATGCAAACGTGCTCGCGAACGGTTACGTCTCGGCGGACGGCATCGCCCAACTTTCGAACGTCGCCGGCGTTTCGACCGCGCTCGAAGCGACCGACGATGAGGACGGCCGCAGTTTTATCGCGCGCGTTTTTCCGGAATTCGTCCGAAGATCGGTTAAAGAGGTCGTTTGGACCGCGACAAAGACTGAAACCGGCGTTGAAGATCGTTTCACTCTTACACTCAACCAGGAAACCGCGGGGGTTTTCAAAGAAACGATGAAACCGGCGACTTCCGAAGTCGCTCTCGCCGACCTCGTGCCGTCTGAACCGTTTGGTGCCACGCGCTACAATCTCGATAATCCGCAGGTCGCGTGGCGCAGTCTGCTCCTCGTCGCCGGCCGCAACACCGACGCGACAAGCGGCAATATCATCGTCGCCTTTGCCGGCAGCCTGCTTGAACCGTACGGCGTTTCGGATGCGGAAACATTTTTGAGCGCCGTCGGCAGCGAGATCTGGACGGCCTCGATCGATTCCGATGGCGACAAATCGGTCGCCATCGTCTCCGTCAAGGACATTGAAAAGGTGAAAAGATCGATCGCCGGAATCGATTTCAAGCTCGCTCCGGAGATGCGCGATAATGCGGAGATCCGCCGTTCGGCCGACGGTGAGACGGCGGCGATCCTGATTGATGGAAAACTCGTCATCGGCGAACCCGAGGCGGCCCTGAAATGTCTCGACGCGCGTCTGACCGGCCAGAATTTTTCCAAGAATACGGCGTTTGCGAGATTTAAGGGGAACAATGCGCCAGCCGTGACCTTCGGCAAGGAAGCGACGGACAGATCCGCGGCGCTGCTCGGCAAGAAAAAGGAAGAGAATCTCCAGTTTCTGACGAATTACCTGACCGAAACGCGTTTCAACGACCGCGGACTTGAGCGGCGGACAACTTCGCCATTCGGACTCGTCGGTCGCATTCTCGAACAGTTGGACGATTGATGAAACTTTGGATCGCCAAGAAATCGGAAATCCCGGTCCGCCAACAGATCGTCACGCAGGTGACGCTCGGAATCGCGAGTGGCGAACTCGCCGTCGGCGACAAACTCCCGAGCACCAGCGAGATCGCGCGCCGATTCACGATTCACGCGAATACCGTTTCGCACGCCTATCAGGAGTTGGCCGATCTCGGCTGGCTGGAATTTAGAAAGGGAAGCGGTTTCTATGTGCGCGAAACGGACGGCGGCAACGAGAATTCGATCGAATGGCTGGTCGCGAGATTCTTGAAGGAAGCGCGTGAACTTGGATTCTCGGATGAAGAGATTCGCGGATGCGTTTCTAGATTCGCCGTTCAAAGACAGCCGAATCGGGTGCTGCTGCTTGAAGACGATGAAGGATTTCGGGAGATTCTCGTCGCCGAGATCCGCGATTCTCTTGGGATCCGCGTCGATGGATCTCCAACGCTGCAATTCGACGGCGTGGGCGACGATCGAACCGTTATCGCCGCGATGTTCGACGAGAAGCCGAAGATCGGAGCCGAAACTGAATGCGTCTATCTAAAAGCTCGTTCGGTCGCCGAAGCGATGTCGGTCGAAAACCGCCCATCGAAATCCGATTTGGTGGCCGTTGTCTCGGGTTGGGACAAGTTTCTGTGGCTTGCGCGGACGATGCTCGTCGCGGCAAAGATCGATGCCGAAAGCCTGATCATCCGTTCGACCGGCGAAAACGGTTGGCGAAGCGGGATCGATTGCGCATCACTCGTCATCTGCGACGCGCTGACCGCCAGTTATCTTCCGAACGACGAGCGAATTCGGGAATTTCGTCTGATTTCCGACGAATCGATCGACGAACTTCGTGAGTCGATCGATCACTGAATTCGGCGGTTGCCGACGCTTTGCTTGACAAGCGGCGGAATTTGTAACTATACTTGTTACAGTTATGGCGGCAAACAGTCAGTTCTCGATCGCGGTTCACGTCTTGGCAATGCTCGCCAAGAGTTGTGACGAACGCATCAAGTCGGATTATCTGGCGAAAAGCGTGAACACGAATCCGGTCGTCATCAGACGGTTGCTTTGCAGTCTGCACGAGGCGAATCTGGTTGTTTCGCAGACCGGCGCCTGCGGCGGAACGTGTTTGTCGAAGAAAGCCGAAGACATTTCGTTGCTTGAAGTTTTCAACGCGGTCGCCAAGAGCGAGGTTTTTTCGCTCCATCCGAACACGCCGAATCAAGATTGTTTCGTCGGCCGCAACATCCAGCGCGTGCTCGGCGGTTTGCAGACCGAGATCGACCGCGCGATCGAAGAAAAACTTGCGCTTTACACGCTGCGCGACGTGATCGAATCGGTCGAGGACCAGACGGCCGCGGTTTGATCGAGTTTTTTTGCGTTGTTTTGTATCAACGCTGGTTACAAAAATATGAACGAAAAAGGGGCAATAATGAACAATCATAAAATCTCGCGCGAGGCGATTCTCGGGCAACTTAACTGGCGCTATGCCGTCAAGAAATACGACCCGACGAAAAAGGTGTCCGACACGGACTGGAAAACGATCGAAGACGCGATGCTGCTTGCGCCGTCGAGCTACGGACTTCAGCCTTACAAATTCATCGTCATCACCGATCCGGCGATGAAAGAACGGCTCCGGCCCGCGGCATATAATCAACCACAGATCACCGACAGTTCGCATCTGGTCGTATTCGCGTACAAACGTGCGCTGACGACCGAGGACGTCGCGCGATTCATCGACCTCAACGCCGAGGTTCGCGGCACGGAGCGCGAGTCGTTGGAGGGCTTCGAAAAAATGCTCAACGATTCGGCCGCCCACGCGATCGACGGCGGTTATGCCGAAACCTGGAATTCTCGCCAGGCATACATCGCGCTTGGATTCTTGCTCAACGCGGCCGCGCTTCTCGGAATCGACGCGACGCCGATGGAAGGGTTCGAAGCGGCGAAGTTCAACGAGATCCTCGGGCTCGAGGATTATTCGGCCGTCGTGCTCGCGGCCGTCGGCTATCGCGACGCAGAAAACGACCGACTCGCTTCATTGCCGAAAGTCCGCGGTCGCCGCGAAGATCTGGTCGTCAGGATCTGAGGAGTTCGGATGAAGGCGTTGTTGTTGAAGTCGTTATCAGGTTTGCTCGCCGGTTACTGGTGGCTGATCGAGCGCAACGGTATCCTGCAGCGCCTGACGCAGTAAGAGGTGAAAATGTCGTCGAAGTTCTTTGAGTTCGCGTTTACGCCAAACGTTTTGGCTGTTCAGGAAAAGCAAAAGTCGCGGGCGATCTATGCCCGTTCGGAATCGGGCGAAACCACGCCCTCGGCGCTCGGCGGCGCCGAGGTCGACTTCATAGAACAGCGGGATGGTTTCTATCTCGCGACGGTCGGCGAAACAGGCTGGCCCTACGTGCAGTTTCGCGGCGGGCCGCGCGGGTTTCTTCGCGTCCTCGATGAAGGAACGCTCGGATTTGCAGATTTCCGGGGCAACCGACAGTACGTCAGCGTCGGAAATCTCGCCGGAAATGACAAGTCGGCACTGTTTTTGATGGATTACGCGAATCGGCGCCGGCTGAAGATCCTGGCCCGCGCCGAGATCGTCAAAGATCCGGGAACGCTCGCGCGCCTCAAGCCCGAAGGTTATGCCGCGAAGATCGAACGCGCACTGATATTTCATATCGAAGCGTTTGACTGGAACTGTCCGCAGCATATAACTCCGCGCTACACGGCCGATGAGGTAAAGGAAATGATCGAGCCGTTGAACGAATACATCGAAAAGCTCGAAAAAGAGCTTGAAGATTTGAAAAGGGGTGAACAATGAAAGATTATATCGAAAAATCAATGACCTGGTCCGGGTACGCGAATCTGCTCGACCGTTTGCTCGCTGAAGGCAAAACAACCGGACCGAATCAGTCCGAAGCGATGTTGGATTATGCGAAGCTCAACATCCGGCGGATGAAACGGGTCGGAAAAACGACGGTTCTCGGTGAATCAATACTTGCCTCGGTCCACGAAAACCGTCGGAAAATGATCTGGCTGATAATCACGGAAGGGTGGTGCGGCGATGCGGCGCAGTCGATACCGGTCATCGAACGGATAGCCGCAGCGGCTGAAAACATAGAAACGCGATATGTGCTGAGGGATGAGAATCTTGGCCTGATGGATGCGTATTTGACGAACGGAGCGAGGTCGATCCCAAAGCTGATCGCGCTCGACGCCGAAACGCTTGCCGAACTTGGAACGTGGGGGCCGCGTCCGCGGGCCGCGATGGACTATTTTCTCGAGATGAAGTCAATTGGCTTGGACAAGTCCGAGATGATGGAGAAGCTGCAGCGCTGGTACAATGAGGATCGCAACCAGGCGATCCAGAACGAGTTTCAACAACTTCTGGAGCATTGGAATTCCAGTTCCAATGCCGCGAATAATTGATCGAATTTAAGGGAGGAAGGAACGAATGACGGATTTTTGGACGAGTTGGCAGCCGCGAATTTTGAGTTTGCTGCGCTTTATGGCGGGGTTTTTGTTCGTTTGGCACGGAACGCAGAAGCTTTTCGGTTTTCCTGCGTCGCAGGGCGGCGGAGGCGGCGAGGTCGCGACGATCATTCTGGTCGCCGGCGCGCTCGAGTTCTTCGGCGGATTGTTTTTGATGGTTGGACTCTTTACACGCTGGACGGCATTCGTTCTTAGCGGACTGATGGCCGTCGCGTACTTTATGGCCCACGGCTTGAACGCGTTCCTGCCGATCGTCAACAAGGGCGAGCTCGCGGTGCTTTACTGTTTCGTCTTTCTCTATTTGTTCTTTGCCGGCGGCGGATCGATATGCATCGACGCTTTGCTAAAAAAGAAAGACTGAATGGATTTCAGGATCGCGACTACTGATTATGATGTGCGTCTCGCGAAAGCTCGAATTGCTTTCGTTGACGCGGTTGAACCTGCAAGATGAAGACATACGAAATCAATCAATTCGGAATTGACCGGCTTACGGTTTCCGATCGGGAAATGCCGTCGCCGATGGCCGGCGAAGTCCTTGTTCGAATCAGGGCGGCGTCTTTGAACTTCCGCGATCTGCTGATGGTTCAAGGGCTCTACAACCCGCGGCTCAAGACGCCGCTCGTGCCGTTCTCGGACGGCGCGGGCGAGGTCGTCGCGGTCGGCGAGCGCGTCACACGCTGGAAAACGGGCGACCGAGTCTGCCCGATATTTATGCAGGGCTGGATCGACGGCGAGGTTACGTTCGAAAAGGCACGCACCGCGCTCGGCGGTGACCGCGACGGCGTTTTGTGTGAATTCGGCTGTTTCGATCAGTCCGGATTGGTCGCGATTCCGGATTACCTGAGTTTCGATGAAGCGGCGACCCTGCCGTGCGCGGCCGTCACCGCGTGGCACGCGCTTGTCGAATCGGGCGGTATCAAACCCGGCGATACGGTTTTGGTCCAGGGGACGGGCGGAGTTTCGGTCTTTGCGCTCCAGATCGCGAAAGCGTTCGGCGCGAAAGTGATCGTCACATCGAGCAGCGACGAAAAACTTCGACGAGCGAGCGAACTCGGCGCGGACGAACTGATAAACTATAAGACAACCCCTGATTGGGATAAGCGGGTTTCCGAACTGACCGACCGGCGCGGCGTTGATCACGTGATCGAGGTCGGCGGTGCCGGCACGCTTTCAAAATCGATCGCGGCCGCGCGTATGGGCGGTCACATCGCGCTCATCGGCGTGCTTGCCGGAAACGCCGATGTAAACTGGATGCCGATCTTTATGAAAGCGATCAAACTTCAGGGGATCTTTGTCGGTTCGCGCGCGATGTTCGAATCGATGCTGGAGTTTTTCGAACGGCACCGCATAAAACCTGTGATCGATCGCGTGTTCGAATTCAGCGAGGCTCGCGATGCGCTGAAGACGATGGAATCGGCGTCGCATTTCGGGAAACTGGTGATAAACGTCGGTCAGAATCCGAAGCCAACGTCTTAGGAAGATTTGAAATGCTCTACATGGTCATCGAAAAGTTTCTCGACGCGCCGGCGATCTATCGTCGTTTCGAGGAAAAGGGCCGGATGATGCCGGATGGGCTCAACTATGTTTCGAGTTGGATCGACACGGATCTCAAGACCTGTTTCCAGTTGATGGAAACCGAAGATTTTGCGCTTTTTGAGGATTGGACGAAAAGCTGGGCGGATATTATGGAATGCGAGATCGTTCCGGTCGTAACGTCCGCGGAGGCTGCGAGACTCGTCGCAAACAAAGATGATTGACGAAGAAATTCAAAAATACGCGGATCGATTCACCTCCGGCCACGACGCTCTGCTTGAGGAGATCCTGCAGAAAACATATGCGGAGCGATCCGACAGATCGATGCTGTCGGGGTTTTATCAGGGGCGGCTATTGTCGATGCTGAGCCGTACGGCCGCGCCGCGTCGGGCTCTTGAGATCGGAACGTATATGGGGTTTTCGGCGCTTTGTATCGCCGAAGGGCTGACCGCAGATGGTCGCATTTACTCGCTCGACATTGAGCCGGAAACGTTCAAACTCGCGACGGATTTCTGGTCGCGTTCACCGCTCGGAACGAAGATCGAAGGCCGGCTCGGCAATGCGATCGAGATCATTCCGACAATTGACGAAACGCTCGATCTCGTCTTTATTGACGCCGATAAACCCAATTATTCCAACTACTTCGACCTCGTTATCCCGAAACTTCGAATCGGCGGCGTGATTCTCGCGGACAACGTTCTCTGGAGCGGCAAGGTTTTGGCGGCGGACCGCGCCGAAAAGGTCGATGACGAAACCGGTTCGCTTCACGAATTCAATCAAAAGATCAAGGCCGACGCGCGCGTCAGCCAGGTGTTGCTTACGGTTCGGGACGGGCTGATGATGATCCGTAAAGAAGCTGACTAAAAAGGAGAAAAAATATGGCAAACGGAATTTACGATATTCCCGTGAAAACGATCGACGGGGCGGAAACGAATTTGGCGGATTACAAGGGCAAAGTCCTTCTTCTCGTCAATGTCGCATCAAAATGCGGCCTGACGCCGCAGTACGAAGGGCTTCAAAGCCTCTATGGTGAATACAAAGGGAAGGGTTTCGAGATCCTCGGATTCCCGGCGAACAATTTTATGGGCCAGGAACCCGGAACCGAAGAAGAGATCAAGGAGTTTTGCTCGACGAACTTCAACGTTTCATTCCCGATGTTCTCGAAGATCTCGGTCAAAGGCGACGACCAGCATCAGCTTTACCATTATCTGACCGAGACGAAACCGGAA is a genomic window of Acidobacteriota bacterium containing:
- a CDS encoding SDR family oxidoreductase produces the protein MTKVFADNILQGKTAFVTGGGTGITGGVARAFAEAGARLAITSRKQENLDAMKKLVEDNGGECFTVVADVRDYEAVERAIAATASHYGQIDIVVNGAAGNFLCKANELSANGFGTVVDIDTKGTFNVCRAAFEELKKSKGQILNISATLHYLATPMQIHVSAAKAGVDAITRNLSVEWGRYGIRVNGIAPGPIEDTEGMKRLLPPELKDKLTKRIPLQRFGRIADIENAALFLASDAASYVNGVTLVVDGGQWLLGTSLG
- a CDS encoding GntR family transcriptional regulator yields the protein MKLWIAKKSEIPVRQQIVTQVTLGIASGELAVGDKLPSTSEIARRFTIHANTVSHAYQELADLGWLEFRKGSGFYVRETDGGNENSIEWLVARFLKEARELGFSDEEIRGCVSRFAVQRQPNRVLLLEDDEGFREILVAEIRDSLGIRVDGSPTLQFDGVGDDRTVIAAMFDEKPKIGAETECVYLKARSVAEAMSVENRPSKSDLVAVVSGWDKFLWLARTMLVAAKIDAESLIIRSTGENGWRSGIDCASLVICDALTASYLPNDERIREFRLISDESIDELRESIDH
- a CDS encoding Rrf2 family transcriptional regulator translates to MAANSQFSIAVHVLAMLAKSCDERIKSDYLAKSVNTNPVVIRRLLCSLHEANLVVSQTGACGGTCLSKKAEDISLLEVFNAVAKSEVFSLHPNTPNQDCFVGRNIQRVLGGLQTEIDRAIEEKLALYTLRDVIESVEDQTAAV
- a CDS encoding NAD(P)H-dependent oxidoreductase, which codes for MNNHKISREAILGQLNWRYAVKKYDPTKKVSDTDWKTIEDAMLLAPSSYGLQPYKFIVITDPAMKERLRPAAYNQPQITDSSHLVVFAYKRALTTEDVARFIDLNAEVRGTERESLEGFEKMLNDSAAHAIDGGYAETWNSRQAYIALGFLLNAAALLGIDATPMEGFEAAKFNEILGLEDYSAVVLAAVGYRDAENDRLASLPKVRGRREDLVVRI
- a CDS encoding pyridoxamine 5'-phosphate oxidase family protein, whose translation is MSSKFFEFAFTPNVLAVQEKQKSRAIYARSESGETTPSALGGAEVDFIEQRDGFYLATVGETGWPYVQFRGGPRGFLRVLDEGTLGFADFRGNRQYVSVGNLAGNDKSALFLMDYANRRRLKILARAEIVKDPGTLARLKPEGYAAKIERALIFHIEAFDWNCPQHITPRYTADEVKEMIEPLNEYIEKLEKELEDLKRGEQ
- a CDS encoding thioredoxin family protein, coding for MKDYIEKSMTWSGYANLLDRLLAEGKTTGPNQSEAMLDYAKLNIRRMKRVGKTTVLGESILASVHENRRKMIWLIITEGWCGDAAQSIPVIERIAAAAENIETRYVLRDENLGLMDAYLTNGARSIPKLIALDAETLAELGTWGPRPRAAMDYFLEMKSIGLDKSEMMEKLQRWYNEDRNQAIQNEFQQLLEHWNSSSNAANN
- a CDS encoding DoxX family protein — its product is MTDFWTSWQPRILSLLRFMAGFLFVWHGTQKLFGFPASQGGGGGEVATIILVAGALEFFGGLFLMVGLFTRWTAFVLSGLMAVAYFMAHGLNAFLPIVNKGELAVLYCFVFLYLFFAGGGSICIDALLKKKD
- a CDS encoding NAD(P)-dependent alcohol dehydrogenase, which gives rise to MKTYEINQFGIDRLTVSDREMPSPMAGEVLVRIRAASLNFRDLLMVQGLYNPRLKTPLVPFSDGAGEVVAVGERVTRWKTGDRVCPIFMQGWIDGEVTFEKARTALGGDRDGVLCEFGCFDQSGLVAIPDYLSFDEAATLPCAAVTAWHALVESGGIKPGDTVLVQGTGGVSVFALQIAKAFGAKVIVTSSSDEKLRRASELGADELINYKTTPDWDKRVSELTDRRGVDHVIEVGGAGTLSKSIAAARMGGHIALIGVLAGNADVNWMPIFMKAIKLQGIFVGSRAMFESMLEFFERHRIKPVIDRVFEFSEARDALKTMESASHFGKLVINVGQNPKPTS
- a CDS encoding DUF3303 family protein, which gives rise to MLYMVIEKFLDAPAIYRRFEEKGRMMPDGLNYVSSWIDTDLKTCFQLMETEDFALFEDWTKSWADIMECEIVPVVTSAEAARLVANKDD
- a CDS encoding class I SAM-dependent methyltransferase, with translation MIDEEIQKYADRFTSGHDALLEEILQKTYAERSDRSMLSGFYQGRLLSMLSRTAAPRRALEIGTYMGFSALCIAEGLTADGRIYSLDIEPETFKLATDFWSRSPLGTKIEGRLGNAIEIIPTIDETLDLVFIDADKPNYSNYFDLVIPKLRIGGVILADNVLWSGKVLAADRAEKVDDETGSLHEFNQKIKADARVSQVLLTVRDGLMMIRKEAD
- a CDS encoding glutathione peroxidase → MANGIYDIPVKTIDGAETNLADYKGKVLLLVNVASKCGLTPQYEGLQSLYGEYKGKGFEILGFPANNFMGQEPGTEEEIKEFCSTNFNVSFPMFSKISVKGDDQHQLYHYLTETKPETDVNDGGLEEKLKGFGSVRSTPSEVLWNFEKFLIAKDGTIAARFAPDVKPDDERLLASLDAELAK